In Bradyrhizobium manausense, the sequence GCTACGAAGCCGCGCCGCAGGCCTTCATGCGGCTGAGCGGCTCACACCTTCTAAAACCGCGCACGGGCCGCGATCACATTACTGAGTGAAGAAGTCGCCGCATTTCTGAACGTTCGCGTCAGCCGGCCCCCACGGCATGATCGGCACCGTCGAGGTCGAGTTCTTCGGCGATCCCTCGATCAGCCTGTCCGAATAGACCATGTAGACGAGGACATTGCGCTTGGCGTCGCAGCCGCGCACGATCTGCATCTTCTTGAAGAAGAGCGAGCGGCGCTTGCGGAACATGTCGTCGCCCTGCTCCATCTTGTCCTTGAATTTGATTGGACCGATCTGGCGGCAGGCGAGCGACACGTCCGAAACCTCCTCGGCAAGACCGAGCCAGCCCTTGAAGCCCCCCTTCTCCGGCACCGTGAAATGACAGGCCACGCCCTCCACTTCAGGGTCATCGAGCCCATAGGTCGCGAGCTTGTCATTCGGGCTCATCCATTTGAACACCGTTGAGCGGCGGAAGATGAGATCGGGCTCGTCGGCGGCGGATGCGGAGGCCAGGGGCGCGGCCAAGGCCAGGAGGAATAAAACAAGGCCTTTCAAGCGGATGCTGGAAAGACCGGGGAAACGAGATGACATGAAGTTCTCCGGTAACAAGTCCCCGCCATGTAGGCATGGGATGTCCGGTCAGGAAGGTGACGCCAGGTGGCCGCAGCCGTCGTTTACCGCTCCGTGAGGCTTTTTTGCTACGTCTTGGACAAAAGTAGCTGATGGCAGAACTGCCGTGCTGGTGAACGCGTATCCCCTCTGCGACACTAACGTCTGATTTGGATTGTGGATTCGAGGAATGAATAGCGTGAACGGGTCCCGGTGTTCTGCAGCGCCGACGCGGCTGTGGCAGGTCGCGATTTTGACGGCGGCAGGTGCGATCGGTACGGCAAGCCAGGCGGAAGCCGCGTTCTACTACTATTCGGACTATCCCGACGGAGCCTATGGACGGCAGGTGCGTCACCTCGAGGAGCCGCGACTCAAGCCGCAGAAGCGCGGCTCCGCTGTCAAAAACAAAAAAGAGGCGCGCGTCGAGAAGGAGACCGGCGCGAAGCCGCAAGGTCCGCTCGTCATCGTCGTCTCCATCGAGCGGCAGAAAGTGACCATCTACGACTCCAACGGCGTGTTCGCGGAGTCGCCGGTGTCGACCGGCATGAAAGGGCACTCGACGCCGATGGGCGTGTTCAGCGTCATCCAGAAACACAAATTCCACCATTCCAACATCTATAGCGGCGCGCCGATGCCGTACATGCAGCGGATCACCTGGTCCGGTATCGCCATGCATGCAGGCGTGTTGCCGGGCTATCCGGCCTCGCATGGCTGCATCCGCATGCCGATGGCGTTCGCGGTGAAGATGTGGAACTGGACCAAGATGGGCGCGCGCGTGATCGTCACGCCCGGCCAGATGACCCCGCAAAACTTCTCGCACCCCATGCTGGCCTCGCTGCGCGTGCCGCCGCAGCCCGCGGCAAGCCTCGAGCCGCCGACCAGCGTTGGCGACAAGGCGGACAAGGGCGCGCCCGAGACCACCAAGGTCACGGAGGTCAAGCCGACCGAAGCCAAATCGTTTGAGACGAAGACCGCCAGCGCGGAGAGCGTGCTCGAGCTTCGTTCCACGGTCGGCCATCCCGTGATGTCGGATGTGACCACGGGCAATGCTCCGATCCGCGAGGAAGCCGCCAACAGCGAGGCTAAGACCGACACCAGGTCTGCCGAGGCTTCCGAGCCGGCCAAGCAGCCCGAGGCGGCTGCGAAGCCCGCCGATGGCGCGGGCGCCGAAGCGAAGCCTGCCGAGGCTGCGGAGGCGCCCAAGGCGGCTTCAGACGACAAGCCGGCCGGCAAGGTTGAAGCGGCGAAGTCGGAATCTTCCGATGCTCTGAAGGCCGACGCGCCGAAGGCGGAAGCGGCTGCGGAGCCGGTCAAGGCCGATGCTGCGCCGACCCAGACGAAGCCCGACGCGGCAGCGACGGCAGCGGCGCCTTCTGATTTGCCTGACGCCAAGAAGGACCAGACTCGCGTCGCTGATCCCGCGCCGTCCGTAAAGCCCGACGTGCCGAAGCGGACTGGTCAGATCGCGGTGTTCATCAGCCGCAAGGATTCCAAGCTCTATGTGCGGCAGAATTTTGCGCCGCTGTTCGATGTGCCCGTGACGATCGCAGCGAGCGACCGGCCGCTCGGCACCCACGTCTTCACCGCCGAAGTCGA encodes:
- a CDS encoding CreA family protein gives rise to the protein MSSRFPGLSSIRLKGLVLFLLALAAPLASASAADEPDLIFRRSTVFKWMSPNDKLATYGLDDPEVEGVACHFTVPEKGGFKGWLGLAEEVSDVSLACRQIGPIKFKDKMEQGDDMFRKRRSLFFKKMQIVRGCDAKRNVLVYMVYSDRLIEGSPKNSTSTVPIMPWGPADANVQKCGDFFTQ
- a CDS encoding L,D-transpeptidase, whose translation is MNSVNGSRCSAAPTRLWQVAILTAAGAIGTASQAEAAFYYYSDYPDGAYGRQVRHLEEPRLKPQKRGSAVKNKKEARVEKETGAKPQGPLVIVVSIERQKVTIYDSNGVFAESPVSTGMKGHSTPMGVFSVIQKHKFHHSNIYSGAPMPYMQRITWSGIAMHAGVLPGYPASHGCIRMPMAFAVKMWNWTKMGARVIVTPGQMTPQNFSHPMLASLRVPPQPAASLEPPTSVGDKADKGAPETTKVTEVKPTEAKSFETKTASAESVLELRSTVGHPVMSDVTTGNAPIREEAANSEAKTDTRSAEASEPAKQPEAAAKPADGAGAEAKPAEAAEAPKAASDDKPAGKVEAAKSESSDALKADAPKAEAAAEPVKADAAPTQTKPDAAATAAAPSDLPDAKKDQTRVADPAPSVKPDVPKRTGQIAVFISRKDSKLYVRQNFAPLFDVPVTIAASDRPLGTHVFTAEVDKTDTNALHWSVVSLPVAVRAAVRDDDGHLMRRHRGAAVIPVAAKPVIAPDSPAEALDRITIPADTMAKINEMLTTGGSVIVSDQGINQGETGEGTDFIVRLY